The proteins below are encoded in one region of Anaerolineae bacterium:
- a CDS encoding CAAX amino terminal protease family protein: MKKHPLIWFYILAFGLSWFGWVPLALGSHGIAPFDNPSFQILLIFPAIGPALAAILVSRSVDGKTGVRSLFKAFTYWRVGFVWYLLAVLGPVVLFFAGQRITRLFGFPAVHSGQQGFSFSLTVLVSSLIANPWEEVGWRGFALPRLQKQYNALGASLIVGLLWGLWHLPLFFWVGGPMAEYPFLPWFIGLIANTFLFTWLYNSTEGSLLLVALFHIALNMAGALIPGVSIIASAMVSSIAALLVIGIFGQINLSRLERQKAG; the protein is encoded by the coding sequence ATGAAAAAACATCCCCTCATCTGGTTCTATATCCTGGCTTTTGGTCTCTCCTGGTTTGGCTGGGTACCGCTTGCGCTTGGTTCGCATGGGATTGCCCCATTCGATAATCCGTCCTTCCAAATCCTGCTCATCTTTCCCGCCATTGGCCCTGCCCTGGCAGCTATTCTCGTATCCAGGTCAGTGGATGGAAAAACAGGGGTTCGGAGCTTATTCAAGGCTTTCACCTATTGGCGCGTGGGTTTCGTCTGGTATCTCCTTGCCGTGCTCGGCCCGGTTGTGCTCTTCTTCGCCGGACAACGGATAACCAGACTTTTCGGGTTTCCCGCAGTTCACTCTGGACAACAGGGATTTTCATTTTCCCTTACCGTTCTGGTGTCATCCCTGATCGCCAATCCTTGGGAAGAGGTAGGCTGGCGCGGTTTTGCCTTACCACGCTTGCAGAAGCAATACAACGCCTTGGGGGCCTCGCTCATTGTCGGTTTATTATGGGGATTGTGGCATCTACCGCTTTTCTTTTGGGTGGGCGGACCGATGGCCGAGTATCCCTTTCTCCCCTGGTTCATCGGCCTTATTGCAAACACTTTTCTCTTCACCTGGCTCTATAACAGCACCGAAGGCAGTCTCTTGTTGGTCGCTCTATTTCATATCGCCCTGAACATGGCTGGAGCGCTGATACCCGGCGTATCCATTATCGCCTCCGCTATGGTGAGTTCTATTGCGGCGCTTCTGGTGATCGGAATATTTGGTCAAATAAATCTCTCTCGTCTTGAAAGGCAAAAAGCAGGCTGA
- a CDS encoding beta-lactamase domain protein, whose protein sequence is MKANLKKMGISLREIRYALATHYHIDHAGLAEELKREGVPLLVIDVQVDAIPIMKTWTKPDDHYVDITAEGNVVISCEQSRQILSQIGIAGEIVHTPGHTDHCVSLLLDDGSAFTGDLPPEAYAFDNPVALATWRLLREKGVIRVYPAHGPIRSVEETPDEQLPE, encoded by the coding sequence ATGAAGGCAAACCTCAAGAAGATGGGGATATCTCTCCGCGAGATTCGCTACGCCCTCGCCACCCACTATCACATTGACCATGCGGGGCTTGCAGAAGAATTAAAAAGGGAAGGCGTTCCCCTCCTCGTAATTGATGTTCAGGTTGATGCCATCCCCATCATGAAGACCTGGACCAAGCCAGACGACCACTACGTGGATATCACAGCGGAGGGCAACGTCGTCATCTCCTGCGAGCAGAGCCGTCAAATCCTCAGCCAGATCGGAATTGCTGGAGAAATCGTGCATACACCCGGCCACACCGATCATTGTGTCTCGCTTCTCCTTGATGACGGATCAGCATTTACCGGGGATCTCCCGCCGGAAGCCTACGCCTTCGATAACCCTGTCGCTCTGGCAACCTGGAGACTCCTGCGAGAAAAGGGGGTCATCCGAGTGTATCCCGCGCACGGTCCTATAAGGTCAGTAGAGGAAACACCAGATGAACAATTACCCGAATGA
- a CDS encoding Dihydrofolate reductase — protein MSVKCSVFIATSLDGFIARKNGDLDWLPGSDSVAGGEDYGFNEFFASIDTLVMGRKTYELALTFKEWPYRGKKVIVLSSGFPKEPKRLNEGVKGTSSSPTELIQRLASSGSVHVYVDGGKTIQGFLQAGLIQDMTITRIPVIIGEGVPLFGPLAHDIRLQHVSTRVYENGFVQSKYAVANAA, from the coding sequence GTGTCGGTTAAGTGCTCAGTATTTATCGCAACGAGCCTGGATGGCTTCATCGCAAGAAAGAACGGCGATCTTGATTGGTTGCCGGGCAGCGATAGTGTGGCCGGGGGCGAAGACTATGGCTTCAATGAATTCTTTGCATCCATAGACACCCTCGTTATGGGACGTAAGACTTACGAGCTGGCACTAACATTCAAGGAATGGCCATATCGAGGTAAAAAGGTCATCGTGTTGAGCAGCGGCTTTCCGAAGGAACCCAAGAGACTCAACGAGGGCGTGAAAGGCACATCATCGTCCCCTACAGAACTGATTCAAAGATTGGCTTCGTCCGGTTCTGTGCACGTATACGTTGATGGTGGAAAGACAATCCAGGGCTTCCTGCAAGCCGGTTTGATTCAGGATATGACTATCACCAGAATCCCCGTAATAATTGGCGAGGGCGTACCGCTTTTTGGTCCATTGGCGCATGACATCCGGCTACAACATGTATCCACAAGGGTGTATGAAAACGGGTTTGTGCAAAGCAAATACGCGGTAGCAAATGCCGCATAA